The DNA region TATGAATGCAGCCGTGCGAAATACCCTGGCGTTCCTTGGCGGCTTCGTTGCGCTCGGCGTGGCGAAGTACGCCGCGATCGCACTCGGCAACGCGGCGATCCCGCCACCGGCCGGTGTGGATCTTTCCACCATCGAAGGGCTCACGGCGGCCGTGCCTCTCTATGAAGCGCAGCAGTGGATCCCGGCCTTCTTCGAGCATGCGGTGGGTTCGATGGCCGGCGGCGCCACCGCCGCATTCCTTGCCGTGAGCCACAGAATGAAGCTGGCGCTTGGCATTGGCGCGCTTCACATGGCCGGGGGCATCGCTGCGGCGCTGATGGTGCCGTTTCCCGCGTGGGTCGTCACGCTGGACCTTGTCGCCATGTACCTGCCGATGGCCTGGATCGGTGGCACACTGGTGGGCGGGCGACGGCCGTGAGGCGAAGCAAACTGCTGAATCTGGGAGTGCTGCTCACCTCGCTGATTGGGTATCTGGAGTGGGGGCAGGACCAGTCCCTGTTCCTGTTTCAGGCGGAGGCGGACTTGATCGTGAAGGGGTTGACGAGTCCGGGCGAGGTTCTGCATCCCTTCACCCTGCTGCCGTTGCTGGGGCAACTGGCGCTCGTGGCCACCCTCTTTCAGCAGACCCCAGGCAAAAGACTCACGTATGCGGGGATAGCGGGCATCGGCCTGCTGCTCGCGTTCATGTGCCTGATCGGCCTGATGAGCTTCAATGTGAAAATTTTCGCTTCCACCATCCCGTTCCTGGTGCTCGCCGTGCTGACGGTTCGGCACCATCGCTCGGCGGGGTGAGGTGTATCCTACGCGGATAGGCCCGGAGCGCGAGTAACGAATGGTAGACGTTCTGTCCCCCCTAATCGCGTTCGCCGGCCAGGCTGACTGGGCGCTGGCGCGGCCCCTGCCGGTGGTCACACTGGAGATCCGCAAGGCCGTCGGCCTGGCCGTGCTGGTGCCCGCCGGTACACTGTTTCTTCTGTATCTCTTTCGACCGCGGCCCTATGTGCTGGCCGGTGTCGCCGCCTGGCTCGCGGCCAGCGTCATGCTCCTGGTGTTGAGCGTTGATTCTGCGGGCCCAGGCGTCGCCGACGTCCCCGGCTATCTGGTGTCTGGCCGACTGGCCATCGCCACGTGGGCAATCGCGGCGCTCGTCTTCGGCGCCGGACTTCGTTTTGCCGGAGTGTGGTTTCGGGAGCCGGCAACGATGTCGCGTGCCTTCCTGTGGAGTGCGGCGGCAGGCGTGGCCTGGATCAGCGTCGCCGCCCTCTTCATGCGACCGCGCGCGGTCATCGTGCCGGCATTCGTCCTGATGTGCGCGTGGCAGGCCAGGGGCGCGATGCGGTACCTGCGCGCAGCGCATCAGTACAGGTTTGTCGGGGCGCTCGTCGCGGGCATCGGCGTGATCGGCATCATCGGCGTCAACGTCACCGCAGCGTTTGTCGCCGCGTCAGACGGCGCCATCTCCCAAGCCACCACGAACATCACGTACATCAACTTCATCTCGGCCGCGCTCATCATGCTCGGCATGCACCTGCTGATCTTCGAGGATGTGATTGAGGAACTGCGCACGTCCGGCGCCGCCGTTCGCGAAAGCCGCGACGAAATGCGCGCGATGGCGATCACCGACCCGCTGACCCGCTGTTACAACCGCCGCTTCCTCGAGGAAATCGAGACGCACGAACTCGCGCAGCACCGGCGATACGGCCTGCCCCTCTCCCTGCTCTATATCGACATCGACCACTTCAAGACCATCAACGACACCCGCGGCCACGACACCGGCGACAGAGTGCTCAAAACCCTCTCCACCATCCTGCGGGCACACACCCGCCGATCCGACTACGTGTTGCGCTGGGGCGGGGATGAATTCCTGGTGCTGCTCTCGACAGACGAGGCCAGCGCCCGCGCGAAGGCCGACGACATCCGTCACGTCTTCCTTGAGTCGGCCATCGTGCGCGGGCTGCCCGACGACGTGGATGTCAGTATTGGCTGTGTCGCCGTGCCCCAGGACGCCGAACATCTGGCCCCGCTCATCGACCAAGCCGATCGCGACATGTACCGCGGCCGTCGTGAAGCAGCCACCACCAGCGTTCAGGGGGACTGACAGCCAGAAAAAGACGTCGGGTGTCTTTTTGCCTACCGCCGCCAAAAAGACACCCGACGTCTTTTTCTGGCACCTTCCGTCAGGCGCTCGGCCTCACGAGCACCGCGTCCACTTCGATGTCGAAACCCGCGAAGCTGGACTGGACCAGCGTTCGGGCCGGCAGGGGATCGCCGACGTATTCCCTGTAGATCGCGTCGAACTCTTTGGCGTCCGCCGGGTTTCTGAGGAACACGCCAACCCGCACCGCGTCTTTCAGTGACAAGCCCGCCGCATTGGCAGCGGCCTCGAGGTTGTCGAGTGTCATGCGGGCCTGCACGGCAAACGGCTTGTCGCCGTGCCTGACGTTGTCGCGGTCGCGGGGCGTCTGCCCCGCCAGGAACACGAGGCCGCCGGCCTCGACGGCGATGTTGTACGAGCCGGCCGGCAACGGCGCAATGTCACTGGTGAATGTCTTGCGGGTCATGGTGATTCCTGTTGTTCAGGCGCGATAGCGCTCAATGAGTTGCACCGTCCGCTCCACGGCGTGCACGGCGGCCTGGTGGTTTTGTGAAAAGTTCAGGCGAATGCTGTCCGTGCAGTCCGGGCTGAACTCGGTCCCCGGTGTCACCGTGACACCGGCCTGCGTGCGCAGCGCGCGCACGAAGCTATGCAACGAGATGCCCAGCGCCGGCAGGCGAGGGAAAAGATAACTGCCCGCCTGAGGTGCGCGTGCGGCCAACCCAGGCACCGTGCCGAACACCGCCATCAGGTCATCGCGGATGGCCTGGTGTTTCGCGATGCGGTCTTCCATCCATCCGGCCGGCTCGTTGAACCAGGTCCGCAACACGGCCTGGGAATACCCCGGCGCACGCAGAGAGACGATCGCCTGCAGCTTTTCCATGCGGTCAATCAGATGCGCGGCACCAAACGCCACACCCAGGCGATACCCGCTCAGCGACTCGGTCTTCGACGGTCCCATGATCGTGATCACATGGTCGGCGTTGATGGACGACGCGCGCAGGTGTGTGTAGACCTGACCGGTAAACAGCATGCGCGAGTAGAGCTGATCGACGATCACGGTCACGCCGTATCGGTTGGCCAGCGCCGCGATGCCCGCTATTTCCGCCGGGGAATAGATCACACCGGCAGGATTGTTGGGATTGGAAAACAAGAACGTCCGGACACCGGTCTTGAAGGCGCCCTCGAGCTCGTCCAGATCCAGACCGGCGCCATCGGTGTGCGCCAGGTGATTCATCCGCACGGGTACGGCTTCTGCGCCCAGGAACGCCACCAGCTTGCGGTTGGCGAAATAGTCGGGCCGCACAATGGCGACCTTGTCACCGGCGGCCACCGTGGCCCCGAGCGCGAGGAACAGCGCCCCCTGCGTGCCGGGCGTGATGATCAACTCCTGCGCCCCGGACACGGGTCGGCCGGTGAACGCGGCCAGGTGTCCAGCCACGCGGCCGCGCAGTTCAGCGCCGCCGCGGTACTCGGTGTAGGCCTGCGGCCCGCCGCGATGCACACCCTCGACAAACTCTTCCAGCGCGCCGGGCGTGGGCGCGAAAGCGTTGTCATTCACATCACCGTGCGAAAAATCGACCGGGACTCCAGGCAGCGGCTCCCCGCGCATGTCGGCATCCGGGATGCCCGCCGCCTGTCGCACTTCCTGGCCAGGCGCGTGATCGGTGCCCAGCTTCGCGAACTTCTCTTCAATCAGATTCATGCTCACCGATCATAAGCCGTCCCGGGTATCCTTTCCACCGAGTGAATCTTCAGTCGGCACGTTACGACGGCCTCGACCTGTTTCGAGGCCTCGCCATGTTCTCAGTCGTGTTGCTCCACGTGCATGTGCTCAGCGGCGGCGAGACCAGCGACGTCATTCTCCGCATCAGGGATTTCGCCTTCCCCGGGCTCATCATGGGGAGCTTCTTCGTGATGGCCGTGGCGTTTGACCGTACGCCCTCACGGGCGTTTGGCGAGGCCGTGCGCGCCAGGGTCATGCGTCTGCTCCTGCCCTCGCTCGTCTGGTCGTACCTCTACTGGATAGGCTGGTGGATGGTGCGCCCGTGGCTGCTCGGCCAGGCGCCGATGCTGCCTCCCCTCAGTCTGGCCTTCACCTCATACATGCACTTCTGGTTTCTGCATCTGGTGTTCGTGATCACCGTGGCGTGGATTCCGGTGCTGGGGTGGGTCGCACGTGGCCGGCTTGCGCGATGGCCGGTCGTCGCCGCCTGCGTGGTGCTCGCGCTGGTCTACCCGATCTGGCTTGAACGCTGGCTGTTGTCCCTCTCGGGGCAGGCCGACTATTTTTCTTTGCCAGGGGGCGCCTACCCGGCCCCGACCCTGCGGCAGTGCCTCAAATTGGTGGTGCCGTTTCTTGCCTACATCCCGGCGGGTATCGCGATCGGTCTGGCCCACCGCACGATCCGCGAATGGTACTCGGCGTCCGCATTCCGCACCGGCACGATCATCGCGGCCGTGGTGGCAATGGTCGTCCATGTCACGGGGCTCAACGGAACGCTGTCACGTGAGGCCTATGCGATCGCGGTCTTCATCGCCGTGCTGCGGCCCATTCAACCGCGACCCTTCATCTGGGCGCGCGCCCTGGCGCGATGGTCGTTCGTGGTCTACATCCTGCACTACGCCGGAGCCATCCTCTTCACGAGCGCGCTCCATTGGTCGGGCATCCCCCGCTCGGAAATCACCTCAATCGCCGGCGCACTGATCGTGGTGGCCGCGAGCCTGACGGCCGGCGTCATCCTCCGGCGCCTGTTGCCCGTGGACTGGCTGCTGCCCCTCGTGGCCGTCGCACCAAAAACGGCGCCTGTCCCGCCTGGCGCCTGAGGTATGGTTGCTGCACGCAAGGGGGCACTGTGATGGCCAGCAGACCAACGCCAGTTCTCATCTACGCACCGGGGCTCGGGCGGTACAGCCACAATACGGCCGACGGCGTGGCCGAGGTGTTGGCCCGCACGATCGACCGCTTGATGCCCGACGAGTACAGCACCAAGACAGATGCGGCCGTCACCGCACCCAAAGGCCTGCGGGTGGGCAAGACCATCATCGACGGCAAGGACAAGCCGGTGCTCCAGTTGTTCGAGCTCGACTACCTGGGACTGCTCGAGCCCGACTCGGGCGTGGCAGGCCGTCCGGTCGTGCCAGGGCTGGTGCGCTCAGTGTTTTTCGCGATCTTCGGTCTGTGGAAATTGCTCCGGGCCCTCGGGCGCCCCGGCAAGACCTGGAGAACCAAGGTGCAACTCGTCGCAGGGTTCGTGATGGTACTGGTGCTGGTGTTCGCAGCCATCGTCGCCGTCTACTCCGTGGTCTTTGCCACAGGTCGGTCCCTGCCGTTCGCGGGAGTGTTTGGCCCCGAAGCAGCGCCCTGGGTGTTGGGCATGTCGTCGCTCGGCATTGTCGCCGGTTGGGCGGCGATTCGTAAGCACGTGCTGGCGATGGCGGGATCCATGGAATGGCTGATGCGTTTTGTCACCAACGAAAGCGCGATCGCCGATACCGTGGCGCTGGTCGTTGACGAAGCGGTGGACGGCCTCCGTCAGAATGACTGGAACGGCAGCATCCACCTGCTCGGGTTCAGCTTCGGCAGTCTGGTGCTGTTCGAATCACTTTTCCCCAGGCCCGGCGCACTGCGTTCGTCGGCGCCAGTCGCCTCGATCTCGTCGTTGACGACGGTTGGGTGCCCCATCGATCTGGTCCGTCTCTACCAACCCGCCTACATCGCCAATCGCACGGCGCGCCGCCCCGGGATGCCCTGGACCAACGTCTTCAACGCTGCCGACATCTTTGCGTCGAACCTCAGAAACGGCGATGACAGCAGTGAAGGCGTGGCCGATGCCCTTCCGTTCGCCGCACCCCCGCCCACCTCGATCCGTTACCTGGATCAGGTCATTGGTCCGACGCAACTGTTCTCGAGCGGCAGCATCCACGCGGGGTACTGGGGCACGACGCCGCGCGCGAACTGCTTTGATCCGCTAGTGCTTCCCTGGCTGAAATAGTTCGGGCCGTGCCTGCGTCAGGAACCGATCCGCAATTTTCAGCGCGAGAGCCTTCGTTTCCGCAAACGACGTGTTGGAAATCACAGAGACGACCAGCCCGCGGCCGGGAAACGAGATGAATGACGCGACGTTCCCGCCCCGCAGGGCGCCCTCGTCGCCGGCGGTCGTCATTTGCTGTCCCGCCAGCGTGACGGACTCAAGATCCCAACCGAGGCCGTAGCCCGTTTCCTGTCCCGAGGCCACCCGTTGCGTCGTCTGCAGCAACCGGACCGTGCCTGGCTGCAGGAATTTGCCGCCGTTCACAGCCAGGCCAAAACGCACGAGGTCTGCCGGCGTGCTTCGACCGCCGCACTCACGAGCATCCAGCCACAGCTCGATTGACGGTACTCGGTGCCGGGCTCGAACCGCAGCGGACTTTTCGCAAACCGGGGAAGGACATCGAGCGTGCGCTCGCACCGCACCGTCACCGGTTCCTCGTCACCGGCGTCGTTCCTGACGCCTGACACGTGCCCCATCAAGTGGCGAACGGTGACGGGCCATTGCTTCACGGGGAATTCCGGGAGTGCAGTACTGGCGCCGTGGCGGTCGTGTAGGTGTAGAGCCCGAGCACCGCAAGCGGGATCATGCCCACGCCGAGCACACCCAGAACCAGCCACGTCGGAATCTTCTTCGCGCTCACTGATCGATCAGTAACACGAGCCCTCACCCATGACACGTGAGCATTGGATGAGATTCCAGTGAGGACCTATGAGCGCCGCCAGTCCATGAACCAGTTCGGTTCCCAGGTGGCTCCCCCATCCCGCGACACCGCCTGATGCCATCGGCAGGACGTTGGAGTGATGCGGTCCCACACACCTCTCACCTTGATCGACACGTCACCGTCCTTGTCGTCGGCCTCGAACGTCCCGATGCCGTTGGCAAACCCGCCGGTGGTGCCGGGTGTGGTCAACACGCCGCTTTTGCCATTAACCCAGAAGTCCGACCAGATCTTCTGATCCAGGTCGAGCAACCGCAGGCCCATGCCGCTGAAATTCCTGGCTGGGATGCGCAGTTCCTCAACGCTGCCCACGCCACCCAGGATCGTCCAGCACGTGGCCTCTCCCGTGAACTCGTCCCAGTCCTTTCCACCGGCCGCTTTCAGGCGGCGATGGGCGATCGCCCATCGACCCGCCAGAAAGTCGAAGTCGCCAGGTTTTCCCGCCGGCACCTGGCGGACCGCCGCTGCGGCGAGAGTCGAGGCGGACAAGGCCAGCGATCCGGCGAGGCCGGATGCCGCCAGTTGAAGCAACGTGCGTCGGTGTATTTCCATGGGGTCCTCTGACATGCCGTCACGATACAGGCCTATTCCTGACAACGAACGTCAGGATTCTTTCGGTACAATCTCCACGTGCGTGCGAGCCGGCTCCTGTCCATCCTCATGACGCTGCAGGTACGTGGGTGTGTGACTGCAGATGCCCTCGCCGAAGAGTTTGAGGTCTCCGTGCGCACCATCTACAGAGACGTGGATGAGCTCAGCGCTTCAGGTGTGCCGGTAGTGGCGGATCGTGGCCCCGGCGGTGGCTTCCAGTTGGCCGACGGATACCGCACCCAGCTCACAGGGCTCACGCCTCACGAAGCCACGTCCCTGCTACTCGCGGGCCTGCCGGGTCCAGCCGCCGATCTGGGTCTGGCCGGCGCGCTGGCATCGGCCGAGCGAAAGGTGCTGGCGGCGTTGCCTTCTGGCCAGGCGACCCGCGCGAGGCACCTGCAGCAACGTGTGCTCCTCGACCCCCTGGATTGGTACCGGCGTGTGGAACGGCCCCGGTATTTGTCAGAAGTGGCCGGCGCCGTGTGGGCCCAGACCCGTCTCTCTGTGGGTTATGACGGCTGGACCACAACGTCAACGGGTGTGATTGATCCGTTCGGCCTCGTGATCAAGGCCGGTGTCTGGTATCTCGTCGCACGCCGCAAACAGGCGATTCGCACCTTCAAGGTCAGCCAGATTCTGGAATGCACACCGCTCACGGACACGTTCGTCGTGCCGGCGACATTCCACCTGGCGCAGCACTGGGCGGCCGAACTGGCGCGGTTCGAGCAAGGCCTTCGCCAGGGACGCGCGACCATTCGGGTCGCGAAGGCAGCGCTCTCTCGAATTGAACGCCTGGGCGCGGACGCGGTTGACGCCGTTCGTGGTGCACAACCCGATCGGCATGGATGGAGGACCGCCACGATTCCGATCGAGAGCATCGATCACGCGGCCGTCGAGCTGCTGGGCTTCGGACCCTGGGTTCGGGTTGTGGAACCGCGCCCGCTGGCAGACCGTGTGCGCACACTGGCTCGCCGGGTGGCCAGCCGCTGATTACGCCAGGGTCTCGGCCCGACGACGCGCGATGGGCCATTCACGAGCGAGCGAAGGCAGCACCACAAGGGAGCCGCGTAACACGGTCGTCCAGCGGGCCAGTGCCCGTTCGTCACGCGCGTGCCACGCGAATCCGTAGGCCTCGCGAATCGCCGGTGGCAGCGATCCAATAGTGAGCAATTGCATCGCGCGAAATGCCGGCCAGGCCACCTGCCACTTTGGCGGGTACAACACGGCCCGGGCGAGCGCTCGGCTGGTGTCGGTCACCACAATCCGCCCGCCCACCAGCATTTCGGCCATGTAGGCGTCGAGTTGCGCCGAGTCGCGCGGCAGCCAGCCTGCCGGCATGCCCATCAGCGGCTCCATGATGGCGGCCTCCACACAATACTGATCCCGCTCACGACGCGTCAGCGGACCTACGAGGCGCTCATAGGTCAACGGGATCGATTCGAGGAGCGTGGCATGCACCCACCGTTGCAGGTCGGGATCGTGGGCGGAGTACGACCCGCCGGCCGGGGCATTGACGCGCCCTTGCACGCGATCGTGAATCGCGTTGATGCCTGCCGCCGCCGCGATCATTTCTTCCGTGTGACCGAAGGTCAGTGACAACATCGCGCCCACCGTGGAGTGCAGTCGCTGGAAGCTCGCGCGCAGGCTGCCCCGAAAACCGCTGTGACCGTGGACGCCGGCAGCCACTGATGGATGCGCGAGTTGGAGGAGAATCGCACGCCCCCACCCGGCGACCACCACCACCTCGCGGTTCACCTTCCAGGTCACACTTCCAGGCCCGGCGGCCACATGGTCCGACCGCAGCAGGCGTGCGCGTACCGCCGCGCGATGACGTTCGACTGCTTCAGTCATGGCTGACTACCTGGACTGCGTGCATGATCTGCCGGAGCTTCTGCAACCGCGGCTCAGTTTGTTTCATGGGCGCGCTATTTGTTCTGACATACCAGAGCCACCTCGGAAAACCGCGCGGCGCCACCAGTTGGTGGCCCAGCGCCTGGAGCACAACAGGCCGGCGATATTCCTCGATGAACGCGGTGGCCAACGGCAACCATCGATCATCCGGCCCCCCGATCAACTCCAGCAGCACCGACATCACATCGTCGCATTGACGAAGAGTGGCCGCGACGCCGAATTCGTGGCGGATATCGAAGTCGATCAAGGTCGCCCGCTGCCCGATCACGTCGCAGAGGACATTGTCGAGATGCAGATCACCATGAGACCACTCAGCGCGGTAGTGGCGGCACGGGATCTCATGGACTCGGCGCAGTTCGCGGGCGGCAAGCACCAGGGCCGTTCTCACGTCCGGGTCGTTCCGACGAACCATCGCCCGCAGACTGGTCCCTTCCACCTTGGGAAGGACCACCGCAGAACCTGACTCAACCCTGGCGCCCGGCCGCTCGGGATACAGCAGTTGCACACAATAGGTTTCCCAGGCCGTCCATTCGCTGGTGCGAAGAAACATGCAGGTGCCGCTGCGTGACAGCGCCAGAAATATGTTCGCGCACCAGATGACGACCGGTGCGCCTGCCCGGCGCTGCTTCACGAACACAGGAGCGCCATCCCGCACGGCTGCGTGTACGTCGTTGACTCGCACACGATTCATCAGCCGGCCGGCGGTTTGTTGCAGGCGTTCCATCACCGATGGGCCACCTGTCGCGCATACCGATGGCGTCGACCGGCCAGTCGAAGGATACGTGTGGCCGCCACGGTGAAGCCCCACAACGCCAGACGGAGCGGGAAAACACTTTTACGGGTTCGCCCTGAGCCCTCCGCATAGGCGCGCGCCGCGTCGGCCGTCAGGTCCAGCGCCTGCGAAAGAGACGCCGAGGCGGTCAGAAAACTCGGTAAGCCCGCGGAGGCATCTTCCGCATAGTCCAGCACGTCGTCGATGATCTGACACTGCATCAGAATCCGGAAGAGTGTGTCCACGTCGGCGTCGGTGTGGGCCTCGCCGCGGTCCTGTTCACGGCCGTCAGGGTTCAACGCCATCGCGGCAGCCGTGGCCAGTGCCAGTCGCGCCACTCCCTCCCGGTACGAACGAACGGCGTCGAAACACCGTCGGTCGCCACCGACGGCCGGCCGCGCTGTTTCGAGGGCTCGAAGGCGATGCAGGTATTGCTGAACGCACACATCCAGGCCCGCGCGTGCCAGCCACCGCCGGGTGGCCTGGCATTCGGAAAATGGCGGGGCCTTCCGGTCCCACACCGCATTGGCACATCCTTCAAAATCCAGGAACATCGCAAGCTCGGTGATTCTCCTGCGAGACAAGGGCCGCGAATGGCGAAGGACATGGAGCGTGTCGAACGCCACAATGCCCAGCATGCGCAGCGGCGTCCGTGGCGAAGCGCGAAACAACAGCGGCAGGCTCCGAAGGAGGCATGCCACGGATACCACGGTGGCCCGCACTGGTCCGGCGTCAGACATGACAGAGCACCACTTCGCGAGGACACATCCAGCGGATCGGCAGAAGGTCACTCACACCGCGGCTGACCACAAGCCTGCTCGAACCACGCTGATGGCTCAGGTAGCAATAGGGGTAAAAGAGCGCCCCGGGAAAGAGGCGATCGCGATAGACGCCGCCCACTACCTGGAATCCATGCAGGTGCCCAGCCAGGACGAGGTCGTAACCTTCGTGCCGGGAATGTTTCCAGATCCGCGGGTTGTGTGCGCAGAGGATGCGCACGTCCGCTTCGGCAGGTGGCGCGCCTTCGGGTCCGGCAATCGCGATCACGCGCCTGCCATGCGCCACCCGTGCATTGGTGTCGTGGATCCACTGCCCCCCGCCACGCACCACCGCATCGCAGACGCGGTCCATGCCGACGCGGCGGTCGTGGTTGCCGCCGATCGCAAGCACCGGCGCCACCTCGCCCAGCCTGCGCACAAGATCGGCGAGAGACCCGAGCTCGGTCGAACGATCCACCAGGTCGCCACCCAGCAACACCAGATCCGGCCCGGAGCGCTGCGCCGCCTCCACGACCTGCCCGCACAGCCGATCCGTGCGCCCATTCCTGAGATGAATGTCGCTGACATACAGCAGCCGGCATGCGTCGTGACGCGTGGACAAGCGCTCCTCGCGGATGTGCAGCGGCTGTTGCAACCC from Acidobacteriota bacterium includes:
- a CDS encoding GGDEF domain-containing protein, which codes for MVDVLSPLIAFAGQADWALARPLPVVTLEIRKAVGLAVLVPAGTLFLLYLFRPRPYVLAGVAAWLAASVMLLVLSVDSAGPGVADVPGYLVSGRLAIATWAIAALVFGAGLRFAGVWFREPATMSRAFLWSAAAGVAWISVAALFMRPRAVIVPAFVLMCAWQARGAMRYLRAAHQYRFVGALVAGIGVIGIIGVNVTAAFVAASDGAISQATTNITYINFISAALIMLGMHLLIFEDVIEELRTSGAAVRESRDEMRAMAITDPLTRCYNRRFLEEIETHELAQHRRYGLPLSLLYIDIDHFKTINDTRGHDTGDRVLKTLSTILRAHTRRSDYVLRWGGDEFLVLLSTDEASARAKADDIRHVFLESAIVRGLPDDVDVSIGCVAVPQDAEHLAPLIDQADRDMYRGRREAATTSVQGD
- a CDS encoding RidA family protein; the encoded protein is MTRKTFTSDIAPLPAGSYNIAVEAGGLVFLAGQTPRDRDNVRHGDKPFAVQARMTLDNLEAAANAAGLSLKDAVRVGVFLRNPADAKEFDAIYREYVGDPLPARTLVQSSFAGFDIEVDAVLVRPSA
- a CDS encoding pyridoxal phosphate-dependent aminotransferase — protein: MNLIEEKFAKLGTDHAPGQEVRQAAGIPDADMRGEPLPGVPVDFSHGDVNDNAFAPTPGALEEFVEGVHRGGPQAYTEYRGGAELRGRVAGHLAAFTGRPVSGAQELIITPGTQGALFLALGATVAAGDKVAIVRPDYFANRKLVAFLGAEAVPVRMNHLAHTDGAGLDLDELEGAFKTGVRTFLFSNPNNPAGVIYSPAEIAGIAALANRYGVTVIVDQLYSRMLFTGQVYTHLRASSINADHVITIMGPSKTESLSGYRLGVAFGAAHLIDRMEKLQAIVSLRAPGYSQAVLRTWFNEPAGWMEDRIAKHQAIRDDLMAVFGTVPGLAARAPQAGSYLFPRLPALGISLHSFVRALRTQAGVTVTPGTEFSPDCTDSIRLNFSQNHQAAVHAVERTVQLIERYRA
- a CDS encoding acyltransferase family protein, translating into MNLQSARYDGLDLFRGLAMFSVVLLHVHVLSGGETSDVILRIRDFAFPGLIMGSFFVMAVAFDRTPSRAFGEAVRARVMRLLLPSLVWSYLYWIGWWMVRPWLLGQAPMLPPLSLAFTSYMHFWFLHLVFVITVAWIPVLGWVARGRLARWPVVAACVVLALVYPIWLERWLLSLSGQADYFSLPGGAYPAPTLRQCLKLVVPFLAYIPAGIAIGLAHRTIREWYSASAFRTGTIIAAVVAMVVHVTGLNGTLSREAYAIAVFIAVLRPIQPRPFIWARALARWSFVVYILHYAGAILFTSALHWSGIPRSEITSIAGALIVVAASLTAGVILRRLLPVDWLLPLVAVAPKTAPVPPGA
- a CDS encoding serine hydrolase produces the protein MRFGLAVNGGKFLQPGTVRLLQTTQRVASGQETGYGLGWDLESVTLAGQQMTTAGDEGALRGGNVASFISFPGRGLVVSVISNTSFAETKALALKIADRFLTQARPELFQPGKH
- a CDS encoding serine hydrolase is translated as MKQWPVTVRHLMGHVSGVRNDAGDEEPVTVRCERTLDVLPRFAKSPLRFEPGTEYRQSSCGWMLVSAAVEARRQTSCVLAWL
- a CDS encoding YafY family transcriptional regulator, which produces MRASRLLSILMTLQVRGCVTADALAEEFEVSVRTIYRDVDELSASGVPVVADRGPGGGFQLADGYRTQLTGLTPHEATSLLLAGLPGPAADLGLAGALASAERKVLAALPSGQATRARHLQQRVLLDPLDWYRRVERPRYLSEVAGAVWAQTRLSVGYDGWTTTSTGVIDPFGLVIKAGVWYLVARRKQAIRTFKVSQILECTPLTDTFVVPATFHLAQHWAAELARFEQGLRQGRATIRVAKAALSRIERLGADAVDAVRGAQPDRHGWRTATIPIESIDHAAVELLGFGPWVRVVEPRPLADRVRTLARRVASR
- a CDS encoding DUF2236 domain-containing protein, coding for MTEAVERHRAAVRARLLRSDHVAAGPGSVTWKVNREVVVVAGWGRAILLQLAHPSVAAGVHGHSGFRGSLRASFQRLHSTVGAMLSLTFGHTEEMIAAAAGINAIHDRVQGRVNAPAGGSYSAHDPDLQRWVHATLLESIPLTYERLVGPLTRRERDQYCVEAAIMEPLMGMPAGWLPRDSAQLDAYMAEMLVGGRIVVTDTSRALARAVLYPPKWQVAWPAFRAMQLLTIGSLPPAIREAYGFAWHARDERALARWTTVLRGSLVVLPSLAREWPIARRRAETLA
- a CDS encoding metallophosphoesterase family protein gives rise to the protein MNTTGVLGGLLEIGLQQPLHIREERLSTRHDACRLLYVSDIHLRNGRTDRLCGQVVEAAQRSGPDLVLLGGDLVDRSTELGSLADLVRRLGEVAPVLAIGGNHDRRVGMDRVCDAVVRGGGQWIHDTNARVAHGRRVIAIAGPEGAPPAEADVRILCAHNPRIWKHSRHEGYDLVLAGHLHGFQVVGGVYRDRLFPGALFYPYCYLSHQRGSSRLVVSRGVSDLLPIRWMCPREVVLCHV